GATTGAGAACGCAGAGTGGTTCCGAGACCCGAAGATCCACTGGGACGGAGCGCGTAATGAGTGGGTGTGTGTGATCGGACGGGCTCGGTACGCAGCGTTTTACACCTCCGCAAACCTGCGGGACTGGAACTGGAAATCCAACTTCGATTACCCGAACCACGCCCTGGGAGGCATTGAATGTCCTGATCTTTTTGAGATGACCGCAGGCGACGGCACGCGGCATTGGGTGTTTGGTGCGAGCATGGATGCATACGGCGTCGATCTGCCTATGACCTTTGCCTATTGGACGGGTACTTGGAACGGCGCGGCGTTCATTGCTGATGACTTAACTCCGCAGTGGCTCGATTGGGGATGGGACTGGTACGCCGCCGTGACTTGGCCCTCCGTCGAGGCCCCCGAAACGAAGCGTCTGGCGATCGCTTGGATGAACAACTGGACGTACGCCGCCCGCGAAGTACCCACAGATGCCTCCGACGGTTACAACGGGCAGAACTCCATGACGCGTGAACTTCGGTTGGAGCGTCAATCCGGAGGTTGGTACAGCTTGCTGAGCTCCCCGGTCGGCGCGCTGCAGGGTTATGTCACCGCCACTACGACCCTGCCCGACCGCACGGTTAACGGCAGCCTGGTACTGCCATGGAACGGGCGCGCTTACGAACTGGAGGTCCACATTTCATGGAACCTGGCCGCTAACGTCGGGGTATCTGTTGGCCGTTCCCCGGACGGATCCCGACATACCAATATCGGCAAATACGGCGATGAGTTATACGTCGACCGTGCGCCTTCAGACCAAGATGGGTACACGCTGGTGCCGTACACTCGGGCCGCAGCCCCTATCGACGCCAACGCGCGGTCAGTCCATCTACGCATCTTCGTGGACACGCAGAGCGTTGAGGTGTTTGTGAACTCGGGGCACACTGTGCTTTCACAGCAGGTTCACTTCGCGGACGGCGATAGCGGCATCTCACTCTATGCGGACGGTGGCCCTGCGAACTTCTCCGGAATCACCATCCGGGAGTTTGGCAATCCGCTGTAGCCGGGCTGTAGCCTGCGGCCGCATGGCTAAGCGCCGTGTGGCCGCGCGTGGGCGTGGTGCCCCGAGCGGACCTTCAGTGAGGATGGCCGAAACCGGTGGACGGCGCGCGGCTCACGCCTGGGGCGGCGGGGGTGGTGTGCTCTGGGCTTGTGCTCGTCCTCGGCGCGCGACGAGGGAAGGAGGGCCAAGGGCAGGATGGTGGCACCGAGCCAGACGACCACACCGATGAGCACTAAAAGGATGGCTGACGTGGGCTCCATGGAATAAGCATAGGCACAACTGCCACCGTTTATAAGTAGCCTGATTACCTTCTCTGGGGGCAGTATTCTTGACAACCCGGGCGTTGCCACCACACTGATCTCATGTACAGGAACAGCCGCGTTTCCGCCCAGTTTTCGGTGTCCCTCGATGGATTTATCGCCCGGGAAGACGACGGAATCGGGCCGTTGTTCGATTGGTATGAAGCCGGAAATGTTGAAACCTGGATGCCCGGCCATCCCGTGCCGTTTCACCTCAGCGAAGCTGATGCCGCCTACTGGAACTCGCTTCCAAGGGAGGGTGCATTCATCTCCGGCAGGCGTATCTTCGATATGACTAAGGGATGGGGCGGACATCCGCCCAATGAGTCACCCACCGTTGTCCTGACGCACCGGGAACCCCCGGCGGATTGGCCACCGGTCCGGCGGGACGGCAAGCCGGTGCCGTTCGAATTCGTCGGAGACCTGGACTCAGCTCTGGAACGCGCGGCCGACCTCGCGGAGGGCAAGGAGATAGGCGTCGCGGGCGCGGACGTTGTGCAGCAGTGCTTGCGCCGCGGTGTGATTGACGAACTCCGTGTAGACCTGGTGCCTGTCCTCCTCGGAAGCGGTATTCGCTGGTTCGAGCACCTGGAAACGGACATCGTGCTGGACGATCCCGTGATCGTTCCGGGAACACGCGTCACCCACCTGAGCTATCAGGTGCGGTCCCGGGATCCGCGCTAACTTCACCCGGGGTTATCCACAACCGGGCAAACAGCGTACGACGGCGGAGCCTCGCCCGCGCTAGGCTGGTCACCTCGGCTGATGCAAGTGGCCGCAGGAACCACAACGCGGAGCCACACTTTAATGTCCGATGACCTTGCCCTGACCGCCCTGGCGGCCTCTTCCTTTTCCTTGCCTGAGCTACGAGAGGGCCAGCTCGCTGGCATGACCGCCCTCGTCGAGAGGCGTGATGTCCTGGCCGTTATGCCCACCGGTTACGGAAAATCTGCTACCTACCAAGTCGCAGCGCTGTACCTTCACAACAAAACGGGCCGACCCGCCGTCGTGGTTTCTCCTCTTATTGCCTTGCAGGAAGATCAACTGGACGGGTTGGCAGAGCACCTGGGTGAGGGAGCCGGCGTCGCCATCAATTCTTCCCGCAGCGATGCGGAGGTGGAGGCAGCCTGGCAGGCCGTAGAGTCCGGCCAAGCAGCTTTCCTGTTCCTCGCCCCCGAGCAACTGTCCAAGCGGGAAACCGTGGAGCGCATCGCCAATCTGGACATCACCATGTTCGTAGTGGACGAGGCACATTGCGTATCTTCCTGGGGCCATGACTTCCGCCCGGATTACCTCGAGCTGGGCCACGTCCGCGAACACCTGGGTAACCCGCCGGTCATAGCCCTGACCGCAACCGCGTCCCCACCAGTGCGTGACGAAATCGTGAAGCGGCTGGGCATGACGGAACCGGTGGTTCTGGTTCGTGGCTTCGATCGCCCGAACATCAGCCTCGATGTTGTCCGGCATCAGGAGGACAAAGGCAAGCGAAAAGCTGTGATGGAACAGGTAGTCGCGCTTGCCAAGGCGGAGGGACTGGGGCTGCTGTATGCCGCTACCCGCAAGGCCACCGAAAAATACGCGGCCAAACTGACCGAGCATGGTCTCCGCGCCGAGGCCTACCACGCGGGGCGGGCGGACTCTGACCGGGAAAGTATCCACGAGAGATTCCTGGACGATCAACTGGACGTCGTGGTTGCCACTACAGCCTTTGGTATGGGCATAGACAAGCCCAATGTCCGCTTCGTGGTGCATGCGGATATTCCGGAGTCATTGGACTCCTACTACCAGGAAATCGGCCGCGCGGGCCGCGACGGCGAACCGGCCACTGCGATACTGCATTACCGTGCCGAAGACCTGGGGTTGCGTAAGTTCTTCGCCACCCATTCCCCGGACGCGGAGGCGCTCACAGCGGTGCTGAAAGTCATCAAGAACGCGGGCGCACCCGTCCCGAAAACCGCTTTGGTGGAGCTCACCGGCTTCCCCGCCCGCCGCGTCACCGCGCTGGTGAACCAGTTGGAGGAAGCCGGTGCCGTCACAACAGGCAAGCGCGGCACCCGGCTCAGTTCCAAAGCCAAGCTGACCACGCTGGTGGACCGCGCCGTCGAGCTGGCTGAGGCACGGCAACGCGTTGACCAGTCCCGGCTCACCATGATGCGCGCGTACGCCGAGACGGATGCTTGCCGCCGTCAGTTCCTGCTTGGCTACTTTGGGGAGGACCTGCCGGAACCTTGCGGAAACTGTGATGCGTGCGCTGAAATTCACGACGACGCGGGGTCGGGTTCCGCCGGTCACCTCACCTCAACAGCCGAGAACCTGTTCCCGTTGCAGTCCACCGTGATCCACAAAGAGTGGGGTCCGGGTCTGGTGATGCGGCACGAGGACGACGTCATGACTGTTCTGTTCGAACAGGAGGGCTATAAGACGCTGTCCCGTGCTGCCGTCGTGGAGCATGAATTGCTGAAGCCCGCTTAGGTTCCCGTCGCGAACCGCCCGTCAGGTATTGAGTTCCAGCATGAGGGCGGGCAGTTCGTCGGCGAGCTCGCGGGCCAGGAATCCGAGCGGGCCGAGCTTGCTGGCCAGGCGGTCGGCAGCGGCGGCGTGAAGGTGCGTGCCCCAGCAAGCAGCTTGAGCGTCGCTGGTACCGCGCGCGCGGAGCCCCGCAATGGCGCCTGCCAAAACATCGCCGCTGCCGGACGTTCCCAGCCCGCCATAGCCGGTGGTGATCTTCCACAGCGTCGAGTCGTCTGCTGTTTCGGCGCCGGGTCCGGCGATGTATCCCTGACAACTCACCACCGCATCGAACCTGCGAGCGACCTCAGCTACATCAGCTCCAAGATCCCCTACATCCCTGCCCAGGAGTATTCCGGTCTCTGTGGGGTTCGGCGTGAGGATCAGCCGGCCACGCCACGGTTCCAGTACATCCTCAACCTTAACCAGTCCGCCCAAGGCAAAAGCGTCGAGAACGACGGCGGGACCTCCTTCAGTGCCGGGGGCAGCGTGGGACTCCTCCCGCTCCAACAGCGTTCGCAGCAGCGATTCCGCCAGTTCCAGATCGTCCAAGCCTGGCCCGATCAGCATGGCATCGGCGCGCTCCAGGTAGGACGAGATCCGGTCCAACCCCTCACCGGTTAGGGACCCGCTGGCGTTCTCGGGCAGTCCAAGTGCGCCGCACTCCGGCAACGCGACTCCCACCTGCACTGCCACGGATTCGGCAACGGCCAAGGTAATTTTCCCGGCTCCTGCGCGAAGGGCTGAGATTCCGGCCAGCAAAGCCGCGCCAGGGGTCACACGTGCTCCACCGATGACCAGCACGGCACCGCGCGAGTACTTGTCATCTCCCGGTGCCGGCAGCGGCCAGTCACGCAGAAGCGACGGTGTCACCAGCGTGGGTGTGGTGGAGTCACTGGGGGTGGACACTGGCGTCCCCGGCGTGCTCGGTGACAGTGACACCTTGTTCGGTGAGGTGGTCAGCCACGTTGAAGCTTTCCAGTTCCCAAGGCCCCGCACCCGAAGGGCGCACGTACCTTGTGATCGATGCATTCAGCACAGACGTTGTGGCTGCCAAGTCAAGAATTTCCTCCTCGGACATTCCTTCCAAGACGTAACGGACCAGCAGGATGACGGCGTCGTGGCAGACCAGCATCACCCGCTGCCCTGTTCCCAAAGTGTTGAGCTCATCCAGGATTGAGCGTATGCGGAGTGCAACATCGGCCCACGATTCGCCGCCAGGTGGCCGGTAGTACAGCTTGCCCAGCCATAGCCGCCTCTCGGCCTCGTCCGGATATCGGGTCTCCACACCCAAGCGTGTCAACCGGTCCAAGATGCCCAGTTCGCGGTCGCGGAGACGCTCATCGGTGAGAACCTTCACGGGCCAGCCTGCCGTCTCAACTGCGATTTCCGCCGTCTGCAGGGCCCTCGCATAGGGGGAGGAAACAACAGCATCCGGCCGGAGTTCATCGGCGATCCGGGCCAGCGCCGTCCCCAATGCTTTGGCTTGGTCCTGTCCAGTGCCGGAGAGATTTACGTCAGGATCCCTGGCCGGAACATCTATGACCTCGGCTCCAGCCAAACGTGCCTCCGTTGCGGCCACGTTGCCTTCGCTCTCGCCGTGCCGGATCAGGAGCAGCTCGACGGCTCCCGCTTCCTGCACTGCGTCCGTCAGCCCGTCCTCGTTCACAAAGATCACCCTTCCGCGTGCGTTGCCGAATGCAGAACACTACCCACTGCGTACCCACAGGGCCAGAGGATAAACGCTCGACGGCAATCGCGAACCCCTGTTGCCCGGACTTGGAGTGAAGTAAGTTGCTCGCATGGAGGACTCATACCCAGTCATCATTGTCGGTGCCGGTTTCGCAGGCGTGGCAGCAGCCAAGGAGCTCGGGCGCAAGGGCGTTCGCGTCTTGCTGATCGATGCGAACAACTACCACCAGTTCCAGCCGCTCCTCTATCAAGTAGCAACATCGCAAATCGGAGTGTCAGCCATTGCCCGGCCACTGCGTTCCGTTTTCCGCCGCTTCGAAACGGTCAAGGTTCTGACGTCGAAGGTGGACTCCGTCAGCGCCGCCGAGCGAGCGGTCAGGACTGCTGATGGGCGAACCTTGCGGGCGGATATCCTGGTTATCGCGGTTGGGGCGGTCCCGAACTTCTTCAACACACCCGGTGCGGAAGATCATGCGTTCCCGCTGTATTCCGTCACGGATGCGACGAGGCTTGGGACCGGCCTCACCCGGTTGTTGGACCAGGCCGACAGAAACCCCGACGGGTCAGTGGATGTAGTGGTAGTAGGCGGCGGACCTACCGGAGTTGAAACGGCTGGAGCGATGGCCGAAAACGTCAAATACGTTGTGAGTAAGTACTTCTCGCGCGAGCTGGCAGCACGCTGCCGTGTGCATCTGGTGGATATGGTTCCCAGCGTCCTCAACATGTTTTCCAAGAAGTCCCAGAGCTATGCCACTGAGCACTTGAAGAAGGTGGGAGTTCAACTGCACATGGGTGTGGGCGTGACTGAGGTCCGGCACAACGGAGTGACTTTGGCCGACGGGAGCTCCGTGCCCGGACAGATCGTGGTGTGGGCCGGGGGACTCAAAGCGGGCGACCTCATTTCCGGATCCGGCCTTGCCCAGGGGAGAGGCGGACGAATAGATGTCCGTCCGGACCTGACTGCCCCGGACGCGGATGGCGTCTACGTCATTGGAGATGCAGCCAACATCACGGATTCAACAGGGGCAAAGCTACCGCAGCTGGGTTCGGTGGCCCAACAGGCCGGGAAATGGGCGGCGAAGAACATTCTTGCGGACCTCAGCGGGGGCAGTCGAACGCCCTTCCGTTATGTGGACAAGGGCTACATGGCGATGGTGGGGCGTGGCGCCGCGGTGGCAGAGTTGGGTCGCAAGAGAATCCAGTTGCAGGGCATCCTTGCCTTCCTGTCCTGGCTGTTGGTACACCTCGCTCTATTGTCAGGGCTCCAGCAAAAAATCCGTGCCCTGTTCTCCTGGCTTAACGGCTACCTCCTCCACAGCCCTGCGCAGGTAGTGGTCAGCGGGCCGATGGAGAGGGAACCGACGGAACAGGAACCGCCGGGGGCGTTGCCTTCAAAGGAGTCTTGACGAGGACTCGTTTTTGTATTTCCTGTGAGCCAACAATGCGTGTGCAACAAGAAGCATGCCGGCGAGGGCAAACGGAAATACGTTGAAGGGGATGGCTAGCAGGATCAACAGCACTCCGACGGCGGCAGTCACGACGTCGCGGATACGGGGGTGAACAGGACCGCGTACAGGAACTCCGGATTCCAGTTGCCGAGCCAAGTCAGGGTCTTGGATGAAGAGCTCGCGCTCAAGCTGCTGAAGTACCTTGCGCTCCCTTTCTGAAAGTGGCATGGGAGTTCCTCCTAAGCGCTGCGGCTCCTTGATGCGGTTAGCGGGTCAACTGGTTTCCAGGTGAACCTGATGTCCAGCGACTCGATAAGCTAAGCATGCTTAGTATTCAGGTCGCAAGGAGAATTTTTGCTGCAGCAATGAGCTCGGCATTGCCGTCAGCTTGGATTCCTTCTGGGAGCACGAGCGTGTCCTCAAGGCCGATTCTGGTGTCCAAACCCCACCGGGCCGCAAGCTGCAGCGCAGCCCAGGCTGATCGGTCCTCACCATGGAGCAGGGCGGGCGGCTGGACGGCATGCTGGCTATCGGATTGTGCCTGGTCAGTCACCAGATCCAGGAGGCTCTTGGCTTCCGTTTCCACGTTCTCGGCCGGAATGTCTTGAATTTCCACCAGCACCCTCAAACATTTGCCCCGCAGCGGAGAGGAGGCCCACTGACGTGCCGCGTCGGCGTGCCAAATTCCGGCCTCTACGCCGATGCCGCGGGCGTGAAGGGCTTCAGCGACTTCCTCTGCGCCCTCCTCGTGCCAATTTACGGATGCGAAATCAGGAAGCTCGTGCCAGGACTCAATCATCCTCAACCGGGTTGGTGCATCCGGGGAGCTCCAAGCACCTGTTGTCACGCCCAATGGAGTGGCTGGGCAGGCCTTACGGAGAGCAGTCAGCCATGAGGCCAGGCAGTGAGGTTCCAGGGTGTCCTCACCCAGCGGATTCTTGGGGTGGAAGTGCAGAGTGTGGGCGCCGGCAGCCACCGACGCCGCTGCTTCGCGGGCAATGGCGGCCGGATCAGCTGTCAACCGATGGTGCTGTGAGACCTCTCGAGCCCCGTTGATACAAGCCTGTAGCATCACACGGCCCATGTTATGGCTTGCTCCCGGTGCGGCGGGAGACCCGGGGTGACTACCCAAGCTGGGAAGATAGCAGGAAGACCCCGAACAAGGAGCAACATCATGACACTCAAAGAACGCTTGAAAGCCGACGTCGTAGACCACATGAAAGCCGGCAACAAGATTGCCCTCACCACTGTCCGCAACGTGTTGGGCGAGATAACTACCCGCGAGAAGTCCGGAAAGACTCCCGTTGAGCTGGACGACGCCCAGGTGACATCGCTGCTCCAAAAGGAAGCTGCGAAGCGCCGGGACACAGCCCGCATTTACACGGAGGCCGGAGAAACAGACCGTGCAGCGGCCGAAGTCGCTGAGGCGGAGATCATCGAGGCCTACCTGCCAAAGGCCCTCACCCGCGAAGAAGTAGAGGCAATCGTGGACGAGGCAATTGAGGCCCTGAAGGCTGACGGGCAGGAACTTTCCATGCGCTCCATCGGAGCGGTCATGAAGCCCGTCACGGCCAAGGTTGCAGGACGTTTTGACGGCAAGACCGTCAGTGAGATCGTGCGCGGACGCCTGGCCTAGAGGCGCCCGCCATCCAAGCTTGGGGATCAGCGAGCTCAGCTGACCCCAAGCAGCCACCGCAAAGTGTCAGCATTCCGCACGGCGTTACCGCCGCCGTCGTTGTTGAAGTAGGCATAGACATCCTTGCCGGAACCGTCCCACTGCCGAATCCTGTCCGCCCACCATCGGAGATCGTCATCGGAGTATGAGCCACCGTAAAGGTGCTCGTGGTCCGGGCCGTGCAGGCGAATGTACACGAACGGTGCGGTGGCCCGGAGGATGCACGGCAGGTTGGCGCCACTCATAATGCAGTAGGCGGCTCCATGGCGTTCAAGCAAGGCATAGATGTCCGGGTGGTCCCAACTGTCATGCCGAAACTCGACGGTGATGCGGATCCACTCCGGAAACGCGGACAGGAAATAGTCGAGTCGGGCGTCGTCCCGTTCAAATCCTGGTGGCAGCTGGACCAACAGGACCGCTCTTTTGTCGCCTAGTTCGTGCCAGCACCGGACGATCCGTTCCACCCAAACTTCCGGACCGTAGAGTTTCTTGCCGTGCGTGAGGCCCCGCGGTGCTTTCACCGACATGGCAAAGCCAGCCGGAAGCCGTACCCTCCAACTCGCGAACGACGTGTCGCGAGGCCAACGGTAGAAACTCGCATTCAGTTCCACCGTATTGAATCGTGCCGTGTAATGGGCCAGGCGCTTGGACGCCGGAAGGCCCGGGGGATACAGCACGTTCTCCCAATGGTCGTAGCTCCAGCCCGAGGTGCCGATGTGGATGCCCATGGTGTGGATACTAACGGGTTCCGGAGTGGGCTCTACGCCGGCTCCTCGAAGAATTCAGAATTTAATGAAAGAGCTGTGCCTTATATCTGTTTCACTTTCAGTGAGTAAGTGATGGCCCCTCTACTGCCCATATCGTGTACTTGAGCGAGCATGCCGTTGGCGGTCTTTCGTACGGTTACATCGCTCGATGCCGGCAGTGGGCGTTTGATGCTGTCTGCCCAGTACGAAATAATTCCAATTTCCGGTTCGCCGAATGGTTGTTCAATAGCATCAATAATTTCTTCCGTTAACGCGGCAAACCATGTATCATTCCAGAGTTCTCCGATTTCCTCGACGAGGTAGGACAAGCCGGAACTCGAAGGCATGAAGTCGTCATCCCGAGGGAGAAAAGCAATTTCCAACGAGTTCCCTAGGCGAGTATCGGCACCAACTGTCCCAGTCTCGGATACCATCTTGCCGGTAGGTCAGTCGCTGGCTCGCCCGTAGAGCAGCACGGTCAGGCCACCCTTTGTCCAAACCTGCTTGGCGTCGTCCTTCTGAAGAGACGGCTTCAAGTCTGGTCAGGAGGGTGGCGAGGCTTCCGACTGGCGGGAGTTGGCCGAACACCATTGACTGCTATCGGTAGGCTATGCTCCGAACAGTTTCTTGCTGATCCTGGCAAAGACGCCCGGTTCGTCCGAAGAAACGATGACTGCAGGATCCCTGGAAAAATCCGTACCGGAGTCGCTAACTGGTAGGCGCTTGTTGTTCCAGTCAACGGTACCCTGCTCCCGGTTATAGAGCGGTGGAGACATGTGGGCGGTCTCTAGAATAGACAGCATCCAAGGGGGGATGTTTTCTAGCGTCCGCGGAAATGCCAATAACTCGGAGGAGATGACTTCCGCCGTACCTTTGCGTCCTGAAGTTGCCGTTGGCGGTTGAACTTCTTCATCAAAGACTCGAATGGAGCCGGAATTTTGGGGGAATAGATGTACTTGAGCAGTCACCCAGCTTCCGATTCCTGGCTGGTAAGCATCCTTCTTTAGCTCTTTCAACCACATCAGGGCAGATCGGCTAATGCGCTGGTTCGTAGTAAACGTCCATTGTCCAGCAATACGTACATCAACATACCGGTGTGAATAACCAGCAAAGATATACTGGGTAATTAGCACTTCGTCAACATCAGTAAAGTCACCGCCTGAACCCATGCAAACTTTATGAAGATTCAGCAAAGCTTCCTGAACTTTGGTGCTGTTAGTCGAGTTGCTGAAATCAGGCACTTACATATCTCCCTGGACGAGGTTGTCGAATTCTGCAAACTCCGCTCGCCCACCGGCGAATCTGTAATCGACCGTCAGCGAGCTCGGAAGCCCTGGCTTGGGACCCGGGACGGCTTCCACTTCCATATGCAAGTCTATGGTTTGTCCGGCATTGAAGCGTTCTTGGGCCTGGGAGAACAGATCTCTCTCGAGTTGGTAGAACGCCAAGGCGTTGGCATCACTGTTCGGATTGCCGTGGCCTCTGTTCTGGAACATGTGCTGAGCGAGTAGATTGGCGCTCTCACCCGGACCACCAAAAAGCGACGCGATCAAGTGTCCGCCATCATAGGCGGAACCGCCAACCCTCCTGCCCGCTAACAGCTGCTGCCAGGCATTACGATTCATGTCACCCTTGAGGGTTCCAGTGATATGTGCCCCAATGAATTTTGGCTTTGCGAAATCGTCCGTGATAAGCGTGAACGTGTTCTGTAGTCCGCCGTCGACTTGGGCGATGACGTTGTAGGTGACGTTGGGCATGGGTTTGTTCAGTTCGGGGGACCACGCGCCCTTGACGCCTGCGTATGTGTCTACGCGCGTGACTGTGCCGGTGTCGTCGGTGTAGTACTTCTCTACCGTGTTTTCCGTGAGCGCACCTGTGCTGTCCCTCATCACGCTGCGGTGTTCGATGATGTATTCGGTGTTTGGTTTGAGAGTGGTGCGTGCGGCGAAGTTCTCTTTGCGGTGGATCGGGAACGCGCTGTCGCCGTGCCGATAGACGACGGTGTTGGTGACGTTGTCCGGTTTCGCGAAGCACGTTACTTCCAGGGTGCCGGGAGAGGGCTCGGTGACTGGCGTCTGCAGGCGGAAGCGGGCGTAGCTTTCGACGGCGCGACGGTGGTCCTCGATCATGCCGCCCGCAACAGCCTCCATGAGCCGCATCTGGAAAGTAAGGGCCGATGGCGGCCCCAACTCCAGACTGCCGTGGTGGTAGGCGACTACGGCCATGGAGCCCCCGCCGATATCGGCCTGGCGTCAGACAAGTTCACAAGTCACCTGAGAGCGGCTGTGGACAAGTCAGAGTTCCCTCGAAATCAGTGCCTGCCGATGGTCCTCGCCATCAAAGCTTGGAGGTCTTCGGCCACCTTGGCTACCTCGCGCTGCCTGGCGGACCGGCTTGGCTTTGAACCATGAGTGGCTTGGCGGGGCGGCCGGTTGGTGGTGCGGGCTTGGCGGTGGATCTGGGGATCACGCACGGGGGCGTCGGCAGTGACGGCACCCTGCAGGGGATCGTGGAAAAGTGGGAAGTTCATAGTTTCCGATCCTGACAGAAGCGCCCGCATGCCGATATGGACAGGTGCATACGCTAGTCGGGCGCTGCTGTGCAGATGTCCATCGCTGGCTAGGACCGGGCTGGCGCCGAGCCTAGCCCCACAACGCCTTCTTGAGCAGCGTCCTCAATTGCACGTTCTCTTCCTCACTCAGCGCCGCGAGCTGGGTCTGCTCGCATACTTCCAGCGCCGCCCGCGCCTTGTTGTGGATCCGCCGGCCCTCAGTTGTGGAGACGATGATCTTGGCCCGACGGTCCTGCTTGCCTTGGGCTCGTTTGACGAGCCCGCGGTGCTCGAGGTCGTCCACAAGGCTGACCACTTGGCTGGGGTCCAGGCTGAGGAAATCGGCGAGCTCACGTTGCGTGGGTTCCAAGCCGCTGCACGCGAGGGTCAGCACGGAAAATGACCGTTCCCGGAGTCCGTAATCAGCCAAGGCCTTGTTGTTGAGGAGTGAACCTGTGGCGTGAAGTTTGGCCAGTAACAGGCCCACATCGCTGCCGATTTTTGCTGCCGACAGGCGCGGGGTTTCCACTTCGGTGCTTTGCGGGCCCATGACAACTCCAATAGTAATGAAAAACAATCGTTGACTTTTTCAATGATCCGTATTCTCATTGATCATGACAAGGATCTCACGATGCAGTGGGATCGGCCTCACCGGCTCCAGCCGGTTACTGCATGCGAAGGAGCACGCCATGAGCTTGAACGGCAAGGTTGCAATCGTCACCGGGAGTGGACAGGGTCTTGGACTCGCTTACGCGAAGGAACTCGCCCGGCGGGGTGCCGCCGTCGTGATCAACGACGTGAACGCTGAGACCGCTGCGGAAGCCGTTGCGCAGATTGAGGCCGACGGCGGCCGGGCCACCGCCGTGGTGGTTCCAGTGGGCACCACGGACGCCGCCAAAGCGCTGGTTGCGGGCGCTGTTGAAGCCTTCGGCCGGCTGGACATCCTGGTCACCAACGCCGGGATCCTGCGGGACAAGAGCCTGTTGAAGATGACGGACGAGGATTTTGACCTGGTGATCAACGTGCACCTCAAGGGTACGTTCACCTGTGTGCGTGAGGCGTTCGCGTACTTCAAGGAAAACAACATCGCGGGTCGGATCATCACCATCGGGTCACCGACGGGCCAGCGCGGAAACTTCGGGCAGAGCAACTACGCAGCGGCGAAGGCCGGCATCGTGGGCATGGTCCGAACCTGGGCGCTGGAGATGAAGAAGGCCGGCGTGACGGTCAATTCGGTGATTCCGGTGGCGGCGACAGCGATGACCAAGACGGTCCCGTACTTCCAGAAGGCCGTAGAAGCCGAGGAACGCGGCGAGGCCATGCCGTCCTTCTTCCGCCACGACCTCGGCTTCGGAACGGCCGACGACGTCGCGGGGCTAATCGCGTTCCTTGCCTCTGACGCGGCTGCGGGAGTGACCGGCCAAGCGATCGGTGCCGGCGGTGACCGGCTTCAGGTCTGGACGCAC
This genomic interval from Paenarthrobacter aurescens TC1 contains the following:
- a CDS encoding protein of unknown function (DUF72) (identified by match to protein family HMM PF01904) is translated as MGIHIGTSGWSYDHWENVLYPPGLPASKRLAHYTARFNTVELNASFYRWPRDTSFASWRVRLPAGFAMSVKAPRGLTHGKKLYGPEVWVERIVRCWHELGDKRAVLLVQLPPGFERDDARLDYFLSAFPEWIRITVEFRHDSWDHPDIYALLERHGAAYCIMSGANLPCILRATAPFVYIRLHGPDHEHLYGGSYSDDDLRWWADRIRQWDGSGKDVYAYFNNDGGGNAVRNADTLRWLLGVS
- a CDS encoding putative prokaryotic protein of unknown function, DUF849-family (identified by match to protein family HMM PF05853) yields the protein MAAWGQLSSLIPKLGWRAPLGQASAHDLTDGLAVKTSCNLGRDGLHDRSDGAHGKFLPVSLQGLNCLVHDCLYFFAGEGLWQVGLDDLRLSDFGRCTVCFSGLRVNAGCVPALRSFLLEQRCHLGVVQLNGSLSGLLAGSYLAQHVADSGEGNLVAGFHVVYDVGFQAFFECHDVAPCSGSSCYLPSLGSHPGSPAAPGASHNMGRVMLQACINGAREVSQHHRLTADPAAIAREAAASVAAGAHTLHFHPKNPLGEDTLEPHCLASWLTALRKACPATPLGVTTGAWSSPDAPTRLRMIESWHELPDFASVNWHEEGAEEVAEALHARGIGVEAGIWHADAARQWASSPLRGKCLRVLVEIQDIPAENVETEAKSLLDLVTDQAQSDSQHAVQPPALLHGEDRSAWAALQLAARWGLDTRIGLEDTLVLPEGIQADGNAELIAAAKILLAT
- a CDS encoding putative NADH Dehydrogenase (identified by match to protein family HMM PF00070; match to protein family HMM PF01134; match to protein family HMM PF01266; match to protein family HMM PF07992) — encoded protein: MEDSYPVIIVGAGFAGVAAAKELGRKGVRVLLIDANNYHQFQPLLYQVATSQIGVSAIARPLRSVFRRFETVKVLTSKVDSVSAAERAVRTADGRTLRADILVIAVGAVPNFFNTPGAEDHAFPLYSVTDATRLGTGLTRLLDQADRNPDGSVDVVVVGGGPTGVETAGAMAENVKYVVSKYFSRELAARCRVHLVDMVPSVLNMFSKKSQSYATEHLKKVGVQLHMGVGVTEVRHNGVTLADGSSVPGQIVVWAGGLKAGDLISGSGLAQGRGGRIDVRPDLTAPDADGVYVIGDAANITDSTGAKLPQLGSVAQQAGKWAAKNILADLSGGSRTPFRYVDKGYMAMVGRGAAVAELGRKRIQLQGILAFLSWLLVHLALLSGLQQKIRALFSWLNGYLLHSPAQVVVSGPMEREPTEQEPPGALPSKES
- a CDS encoding hypothetical protein (identified by Glimmer2; putative) is translated as MKIQQSFLNFGAVSRVAEIRHLHISLDEVVEFCKLRSPTGESVIDRQRARKPWLGTRDGFHFHMQVYGLSGIEAFLGLGEQISLELVERQGVGITVRIAVASVLEHVLSE
- a CDS encoding hypothetical protein (identified by Glimmer2; putative), which codes for MGDDVVGDVGHGFVQFGGPRALDACVCVYARDCAGVVGVVLLYRVFRERTCAVPHHAAVFDDVFGVWFESGACGEVLFAVDRERAVAVPIDDGVGDVVRFREARYFQGAGRGLGDWRLQAEAGVAFDGATVVLDHAARNSLHEPHLESKGRWRPQLQTAVVVGDYGHGAPADIGLASDKFTSHLRAAVDKSEFPRNQCLPMVLAIKAWRSSATLATSRCLADRLGFEP
- a CDS encoding putative transcriptional regulator, MarR family (identified by match to protein family HMM PF01047), with the protein product MGPQSTEVETPRLSAAKIGSDVGLLLAKLHATGSLLNNKALADYGLRERSFSVLTLACSGLEPTQRELADFLSLDPSQVVSLVDDLEHRGLVKRAQGKQDRRAKIIVSTTEGRRIHNKARAALEVCEQTQLAALSEEENVQLRTLLKKALWG
- a CDS encoding hypothetical protein (identified by Glimmer2; putative) — encoded protein: MVSETGTVGADTRLGNSLEIAFLPRDDDFMPSSSGLSYLVEEIGELWNDTWFAALTEEIIDAIEQPFGEPEIGIISYWADSIKRPLPASSDVTVRKTANGMLAQVHDMGSRGAITYSLKVKQI